One Euphorbia lathyris chromosome 1, ddEupLath1.1, whole genome shotgun sequence DNA segment encodes these proteins:
- the LOC136232236 gene encoding pentatricopeptide repeat-containing protein At1g74630, whose protein sequence is MNNSPSFCLSLFNNCKNLTSLKQIHANLLKCGLHNDPFFAGKLVLHSIVALSDSLDYAGRIFSHTPNPDVFMYNTLIRGLAESDKPQSSIATFITMRRNSDSLPDSFSFAFVLKAAANLRSLAAGIQLHCQALKHGLDTHLFVGTTLVSMYGECGYAGLAWKVFEEMHEPNVVAWNAVITAFFRGEDVKGAKTIFDSMPLRNLTSWNLMLAGYVKIGELELAKQMFVEMLVKDDVSWSTMIVGFAHNGCFDEAFGFFRELQREGKRPNEVSLTGVLSACAQAGALKFGKILHGFIEKAGYVWIVSVNNALLDTYAKCGNLSMARLVFEQMPDKRSIISWTSIMAGLAMHGHGEEAIQLFHVMEESGTRPDGITFISLLYACSHAGLVEQGCKYFDKMEHVYNIQPTIEHYGCLVDLYGRAGQLQKAYEFVSQMPIPPNDVIWRTLLGACSIHGNIKLAEMVKERLAKLDPDNSSDHVLLSNVYAVAGKWKDVAVVRRSMTNKRIQKTPGWSMIEVDKTMYTFLAGAKVDEITEEAYEKLREIIVRLKVEGGYVPEVGSVLHDIQEEEKEDSVSMHSEKLAVAFGISRLCEGKTIRIVKNLRVCRDCHAMMKLISKVFKVEVVVRDRSRFHSFKHGFCSCRDYW, encoded by the coding sequence ATGAACAACTCGCCTTCTTTCTGCCTTTCTCTCTTTAATAATTGCAAGAATTTAACATCCCTCAAACAAATTCACGCCAATTTACTGAAATGCGGCCTTCACAATGATCCTTTCTTCGCCGGAAAACTAGTACTACATTCCATAGTTGCACTCTCTGATTCTCTGGACTACGCTGGCAGAATTTTTAGCCATACTCCAAATCCTGATGTGTTCATGTACAACACTCTCATTCGGGGGCTTGCCGAATCGGATAAGCCCCAAAGTTCGATTGCAACATTCATTACAATGAGGAGGAATTCAGATTCCCTCCCTGATAGTTTCTCTTTTGCTTTTGTTCTCAAAGCAGCTGCAAATTTAAGGTCCTTGGCAGCTGGAATTCAATTGCACTGTCAAGCATTGAAGCATGGACTAGATACTCATCTTTTTGTGGGGACGACTTTAGTTAGTATGTATGGAGAATGTGGGTATGCTGGATTGGCATGGAAGGTGTTCGAGGAAATGCATGAACCAAATGTTGTTGCTTGGAATGCGGTGATTACTGCCTTTTTTAGGGGTGAGGATGTAAAGGGAGCGAAAACAATCTTTGATTCAATGCCTTTAAGGAACTTGACCTCATGGAACCTGATGCTTGCAGGGTATGTGAAAATAGGGGAATTAGAACTTGCAAAGCAAATGTTTGTTGAGATGCTCGTGAAGGATGATGTATCATGGAGTACCATGATTGTTGGGTTTGCTCATAATGGGTGTTTTGATGAGGCTTTTGGGTTTTTCCGGGAGTTGCAGAGGGAGGGGAAAAGACCAAATGAAGTAAGCCTGACAGGGGTGCTTTCAGCGTGTGCGCAGGCAGGCGCGCTCAAGTTTGGGAAAATATTGCATGGTTTTATCGAGAAAGCAGGTTATGTTTGGATTGTATCTGTCAATAACGCGTTATTGGATACTTATGCCAAGTGTGGGAATTTAAGTATGGCTCGACTGGTCTTTGAACAAATGCCAGATAAAAGGAGCATTATTTCCTGGACTTCAATAATGGCAGGGCTCGCAATGCATGGTCATGGAGAAGAAGCCATACAGCTATTTCACGTGATGGAAGAATCTGGAACTAGGCCTGATGGGATCACATTTATATCACTTTTATATGCCTGTAGTCATGCTGGATTAGTTGAACAAGGATGCAAGTATTTTGACAAAATGGAGCATGTGTACAATATACAGCCAACCATTGAGCATTATGGTTGCTTGGTTGATCTGTATGGCCGAGCCGGTCAGCTGCAGAAGGCCTATGAATTTGTATCTCAGATGCCAATTCCACCAAACGATGTTATTTGGCGGACACTTCTTGGTGCTTGTAGCATTCATGGGAATATCAAGCTGGCTGAGATGGTGAAGGAAAGACTTGCTAAGCTTGACCCTGACAACTCCAGTGATCATGTTCTGTTGTCAAACGTTTATGCAGTTGCAGGAAAGTGGAAGGATGTTGCTGTTGTGCGAAGATCGATGACTAACAAGAGAATCCAGAAAACTCCTGGTTGGAGCATGATTGAAGTTGACAAGACCATGTACACTTTTTTAGCGGGTGCAAAAGTAGATGAGATCACTGAGGAAGCTTATGAGAAACTAAGGGAAATAATTGTTAGGCTTAAGGTTGAAGGAGGTTATGTTCCAGAAGTTGGGAGTGTTTTGCATGACATAcaagaggaagaaaaagaagattcAGTTTCTATGCACAGTGAAAAGCTAGCTGTAGCTTTTGGGATATCAAGATTATGTGAAGGAAAGACTATAAGGATAGTTAAAAATTTGAGAGTTTGCAGGGACTGCCATGCAATGATGAAGCTTATTTCTAAGGTTTTCAAAGTGGAGGTTGTGGTCAGAGATAGAAGCCGCTTTCACTCTTTCAAGCATGGGTTTTGTTCATGCAGAGATTATtggtaa